The genomic region GCAGCACGTCGCGCAGCCCGGGGGCGATGGTCGTGGCGAAGTCGATGGCGCCGAGCTTCTTGAGCGCGCGGCCGGCCGAGCCGAGCTTGTAGAACATCTGGAGGTAGTCCAGCAGTGCCCGTTCGGCGTCGATGGCGAGCGCGAAGACCTCGCCTCCGGCCTCGCCGCCCCCGCCGGGCGCGACGGCGATCTTCCGCTCCTCGTACGGGAGCGCCTCGGAGCCGAAGAGCTGCGCGAGCCCCTGCCTGCCCTCGACCTCCACCAGAAGAGTCCGCTTGCCCTCGCGTGCGAGGGCAAGCGCGAGTGCCGCGGCGACCGTGGTCTTGCCGGTGCCGCCCTTGCCGCTGACCACCTGGAGCCTGCTCACAGCGTCCGAGCCTAACGACTCGGATCCCGGGGCGCGCATGAGCCCCGTAGGACAGGCACTACCCTCGCTCCCATGACCAAGAAGTTCGAATACGCGACGGTCCCGCTGCTGGTCCACGCCACCAAGCAGATCCTGGACACCTGGGGCGAGGACGGCTGGGAGCTCGTCCAGGTCGTGCCCGGGCCGAACAACCCCGAGCAGCTCGTGGCCTACCTCAAGCGGGAGAAGGCATGAGCGGCGTTGTCGACGCGAAGCTGGCCGAGCTCGGCCTGACCCTGCCCGAGGTCGTCCCGCCGCTGGCCACCTACCAGCCGGCCGTGCGGTCGGGCGCGTACGTGTACACCGCGGGCCAGCTCCCGATGGTCAAGGGCAGCATGCCGGTCACCGGCAAGGTCGGCGCCGAGGTCTCGCCGGAGCAGGCCAAGGAGCTGGCCGCCACCTGCGCGCTGAACGCCCTGGCCGCGGTCAAGTCGGTCGTCGGCGACCTCGACAAGATCGCGCGTGTCGTGAAGGTCGTCGGCTTCGTCGCCTCGGCCCCCGACTTCACGGGCCAGCCGGGTGTGCTGAACGGTGCGAGTGAGCTCCTGGGCGCCGTACTCGGCGACAAGGGCGTCCACGCCCGCAGCGCGGTCGGCGTGGCGGTCCTCCCGCTGGACGCCCCGGTCGAGGTCGAGATCCAGGTCGAACTGGTCGCCGGAGCCTGAGCCCTCCCGAGCCGTACCGGCGGGGGCTGGATTGCCCGCAGCGCAATCCAGCCCCCGCCCACGGCCGAGTCGGGCCGGGTGCCCTCGAACATCGGCCCGGATGGCCGTAGCATCCGGCCATGCCGAATGGTCAGCAGCAGCCCCAGGCCCAGCCCTCCGCCGGAGGCCAGTGGTACCCGCCGGAGTGGCCCGCCCGTATCCGCGCGCTCGCGGAGGGCTCGCTCACCCCGGTGGACCCGCGGCGCGCCGCCACCGTGATGCTGCTCCGCGACACCCCCGCGGGGCCCGTCGTGCACATGCTGCGCAGGCGCGCCTCCATGGCCTTCGCCGGAGGCGCGTACGCCTATCCCGGCGGCGGGGTCGACCCCCGCGACGAGGAACACCAGGTGGGCTGGGCCGGCCCGAGCCGGGACGACTGGGCCCGCCGCCTGGGCACGGACACCCGTACCGCCCAGGCCATCGTGTGCGGCGCCGTCCGGGAGACCTTCGAGGAGGCGGGCGTCCTGCTCGCCGGGCAGACCCCGGACACCGTCGTCGGCGACACCACCGGCGACGACTGGGAGGCCGACCGGCAGGCCCTGGTGGCGCGGGAGCTGTCCTTCGCGGAGTTCCTGGACCGCCGCGGCCTGCGGCTGCGCTCCGACCTGCTGGGGGCGTGGGCGCGCTGGATCACCCCGGAGTTCGAGCCGCGCCGCTACGACACCTGGTTCTTCGTCGCGGCCCTCCCCGAGGGCCAGCGCACCCGCAACGCCTCCACCGAGGCCGACCGGACCGTCTGGATCCGGCCCGCCGACGCGGCCGCCGGGTACGACAAGGGCGAGCTGCTGATGATGCCGCCCACCATCTCCACCCTGCGCTCCCTGGAGCCGTACGGGAGCGCCGCCGACGCGCTCGCCGCGGCCGACGCGCAGGACCTGGCCCCCGTACTGGCCCAGGCCACGCTGGAGGACGGCGAGCTGGTGCTCAGCTGGCCGGGCCATGACGAGTTCACGAAGCGAGTGCGTCCCGGAGGCCCCGCATGACCGACGCCGCGGCACTGCCCGGACAGCCCCGCGGGGTCGTCACCTCCGGCCCCGCCACCGCCCGCGCGGTCAACGTCCTGGCCCCCAACGCTTCCGCGATGACCCTGGACGGCACCAACACCTGGCTGCTGTCCGAGCCCGG from Streptomyces sp. NBC_00190 harbors:
- a CDS encoding DUF4177 domain-containing protein, with the translated sequence MTKKFEYATVPLLVHATKQILDTWGEDGWELVQVVPGPNNPEQLVAYLKREKA
- a CDS encoding RidA family protein; its protein translation is MSGVVDAKLAELGLTLPEVVPPLATYQPAVRSGAYVYTAGQLPMVKGSMPVTGKVGAEVSPEQAKELAATCALNALAAVKSVVGDLDKIARVVKVVGFVASAPDFTGQPGVLNGASELLGAVLGDKGVHARSAVGVAVLPLDAPVEVEIQVELVAGA
- a CDS encoding NUDIX hydrolase; this encodes MPNGQQQPQAQPSAGGQWYPPEWPARIRALAEGSLTPVDPRRAATVMLLRDTPAGPVVHMLRRRASMAFAGGAYAYPGGGVDPRDEEHQVGWAGPSRDDWARRLGTDTRTAQAIVCGAVRETFEEAGVLLAGQTPDTVVGDTTGDDWEADRQALVARELSFAEFLDRRGLRLRSDLLGAWARWITPEFEPRRYDTWFFVAALPEGQRTRNASTEADRTVWIRPADAAAGYDKGELLMMPPTISTLRSLEPYGSAADALAAADAQDLAPVLAQATLEDGELVLSWPGHDEFTKRVRPGGPA